One window of the Deltaproteobacteria bacterium genome contains the following:
- the gyrB gene encoding DNA topoisomerase (ATP-hydrolyzing) subunit B produces MQFSETIYDADKIKVLEGLSAVRKRPSMYVGNVSVEGLHHILYEVVDNSVDEALAGYCDLITVLIHSNNSVTVEDNGRGIPVGIHKTEHIPAVEVVMTKLHAGGKFDHDTYKVSGGLHGVGVSVVNALSSLLEVEIRSGGKVYFQSYEKGKSTSKVEVIGKTKRRGTKIRFLPDHDIFKTTDFSFDLISQRLRELAFLNKGLKIVFEDERTDKKKEYYYKGGIVSFVEYLNKGRTLVHKKPIYVKSEKHDVSIEVAMQYNDTYNEKIFSFANNINTVEGGSHVVGFKSGLTRTINYYGSSSNLPKNLQEKLSGDDVREGLTAVISIKLRSPQFEGQTKTKLGNSEVKGLVETLLNEKLGTFLEENPTIARKIIAKVVEAARAREAARRARDIARKRGVLGEASLPGKLADCQEVDPSKRELFIVEGDSAGGSAKQGRDRKFQAVLPLKGKILNVEKARFDKMLKSEEIKTLITALGTGIGRDEYNIDKLRYHKVIIMTDADVDGSHIRTLLLTFFYRMMPDLVDLGHLYLAQPPLFRIGKGKKAIYVKEEAGLNEFLMKRICEAKKVKTGGREAFLQGDSLYVFMGSLVDYETAVRRLERRSYSRPLIELLLERQAKDKTFLQNEERMRDLSYSLISVGYKTAHVVKDEEHNIFELVAEQEGNGNIKVKIGWELISSPDFQKGIVLWKDFLTPNKPPFIVYDNGKESVSVESRDELLSLLLRDAKKGLFIQRYKGLGEMNPEQLWETTMNRESRTLLKVKVEDMFEAHDIFTVLMGDEVEQRRKFIETNALYVQRLDI; encoded by the coding sequence ATGCAGTTTTCTGAAACGATATATGATGCTGATAAAATAAAGGTATTGGAAGGTCTCAGCGCAGTTAGAAAAAGACCTTCTATGTATGTTGGTAATGTTTCTGTAGAGGGGTTACACCATATTCTCTATGAAGTAGTAGATAATAGTGTGGATGAAGCGCTTGCAGGGTATTGTGATTTAATAACGGTATTAATTCATTCTAACAACAGTGTGACAGTGGAAGATAATGGCAGGGGAATACCTGTAGGAATCCATAAGACCGAGCATATTCCGGCAGTTGAAGTAGTTATGACCAAACTACACGCCGGTGGTAAGTTTGATCACGATACCTATAAGGTGTCTGGTGGATTACATGGAGTAGGTGTATCTGTTGTGAATGCCCTGTCGAGTTTACTTGAAGTTGAGATCCGTTCAGGAGGAAAGGTTTACTTCCAGTCTTATGAAAAAGGGAAGAGTACTTCTAAAGTTGAAGTTATTGGAAAGACCAAGAGGAGGGGAACAAAAATCCGTTTTTTACCAGATCATGACATATTTAAAACCACTGATTTTAGTTTTGACCTTATATCTCAGCGATTGAGAGAGTTGGCCTTTCTAAACAAGGGACTTAAAATCGTGTTTGAAGATGAGCGGACGGACAAGAAAAAGGAATACTACTATAAGGGAGGTATAGTCTCATTTGTGGAGTATCTAAACAAAGGAAGGACACTTGTCCACAAAAAACCCATCTATGTGAAAAGCGAAAAACATGATGTTTCCATTGAAGTGGCAATGCAATACAATGATACATATAATGAAAAAATTTTTTCCTTTGCCAACAATATTAATACAGTGGAAGGTGGATCTCATGTTGTAGGATTCAAGTCCGGCTTAACCCGCACTATAAATTATTACGGTTCTAGTAGTAATCTACCAAAGAACCTTCAAGAAAAGTTGAGTGGTGATGATGTGAGGGAGGGGTTGACAGCCGTCATCAGTATCAAGCTTAGATCTCCGCAGTTTGAAGGCCAGACAAAGACCAAGCTTGGAAACAGCGAGGTCAAGGGACTTGTGGAAACCCTCTTGAATGAAAAACTTGGCACTTTTTTAGAGGAAAATCCAACGATAGCAAGGAAGATAATAGCAAAGGTTGTTGAGGCAGCGCGTGCCAGGGAGGCAGCCAGACGTGCGCGTGATATAGCCAGGAAAAGGGGTGTGTTGGGAGAAGCATCACTTCCTGGGAAACTGGCAGATTGTCAGGAAGTAGATCCGTCTAAAAGGGAGCTTTTTATTGTGGAGGGCGATTCGGCTGGCGGGAGCGCAAAACAAGGAAGAGACCGGAAATTTCAGGCAGTGCTTCCTTTAAAAGGAAAAATACTAAACGTAGAGAAGGCCCGGTTCGACAAGATGCTCAAGAGTGAAGAAATTAAGACATTGATTACAGCTCTTGGTACCGGTATTGGCCGAGATGAATACAATATCGATAAATTGAGGTATCACAAGGTTATTATTATGACAGATGCTGATGTTGACGGTTCTCATATTCGAACCCTCCTGCTTACATTTTTTTATCGTATGATGCCGGATTTAGTAGATCTGGGCCACCTTTATCTTGCGCAGCCGCCACTATTTAGGATTGGGAAGGGAAAAAAAGCGATTTACGTGAAAGAAGAGGCTGGTCTGAATGAGTTCTTAATGAAGCGGATATGCGAAGCAAAGAAAGTCAAGACCGGTGGCAGGGAGGCCTTCTTGCAAGGGGATAGTCTCTATGTATTTATGGGGAGTCTTGTTGACTATGAGACTGCGGTGAGACGCCTGGAACGGCGAAGTTATAGCCGACCACTGATTGAGTTGTTACTTGAAAGACAAGCAAAAGACAAGACCTTCCTTCAAAATGAAGAACGTATGCGCGATCTTTCATATAGTCTAATATCTGTTGGCTACAAAACGGCCCATGTTGTTAAAGATGAAGAGCATAATATTTTTGAACTGGTTGCAGAACAAGAAGGCAACGGGAACATTAAAGTAAAAATTGGTTGGGAACTTATTTCTTCTCCGGATTTTCAAAAGGGAATAGTCCTCTGGAAAGACTTTTTGACACCCAATAAACCCCCTTTTATTGTCTACGATAACGGCAAAGAATCTGTTTCCGTTGAAAGCAGAGACGAGCTTCTTTCCCTCCTTTTGCGAGATGCCAAGAAGGGTCTTTTTATCCAGCGGTACAAGGGCCTTGGGGAGATGAATCCTGAACAGCTTTGGGAGACGACTATGAACCGAGAAAGCCGAACACTTCTTAAGGTTAAGGTCGAAGATATGTTCGAGGCTCATGATATATTTACTGTTTTAATGGGTGACGAAGTGGAGCAGAGACGTAAATTCATTGAGACAAACGCTTTGTATGTACAGCGACTGGATATTTAG
- the dnaN gene encoding DNA polymerase III subunit beta has protein sequence MEFKIKKEIIYQGLSKIQGITGKKTNIPITSNVFVTADDGHLSIIATDLEIAFHGKYKAEILSSGSGVIPSRKLYEIIKDFPSNLLVFKELENKWIQIADKDVEYNIVGMDPNDFPGLPDVEGAELFEMDVHVLRDMIEKTIYAVLSDEARPHLAGVFFETIDKGDERRLRMVSTDGHRLSKIDQSMEKEQYVALEKGVIIPKSGIIEVLRLLEGGGKVHIGFKDRNFIVRKDSEGLIIRLIEGEFPDYDLVIPKKNEGELRVKKEVFVMMLKRMSILSSDKYRSVSCKINNKEMEAKTTNPDIGESREVIPVSYNGDEIEIAFNPRYFIDAIATMKSEELIIRLSDEATPCLLEGDNDPNFLSVIMPMRV, from the coding sequence ATGGAGTTTAAAATTAAAAAAGAAATTATTTATCAAGGATTATCAAAAATACAGGGAATTACAGGAAAAAAAACAAATATTCCTATTACTTCCAATGTATTTGTCACGGCAGACGACGGACATTTATCTATTATAGCTACAGATCTTGAGATAGCGTTTCATGGAAAATATAAGGCAGAAATACTGAGCTCGGGTTCCGGTGTTATTCCATCAAGAAAGTTGTATGAAATAATAAAAGATTTTCCAAGTAACCTATTGGTTTTTAAAGAATTGGAAAATAAATGGATTCAGATTGCAGATAAGGATGTGGAATATAATATTGTTGGTATGGACCCAAATGATTTTCCTGGGCTGCCTGATGTTGAGGGTGCAGAACTGTTTGAGATGGATGTTCATGTTTTAAGAGATATGATTGAAAAAACCATATATGCAGTGCTTAGTGATGAAGCACGTCCTCATTTAGCAGGTGTTTTTTTTGAAACAATTGATAAAGGCGATGAGAGAAGGCTTCGAATGGTATCAACTGATGGGCATAGACTATCAAAGATTGATCAGTCAATGGAAAAGGAACAGTATGTTGCGCTAGAGAAGGGTGTTATAATCCCCAAAAGTGGCATTATTGAAGTACTAAGACTTTTGGAGGGAGGAGGTAAGGTCCACATAGGATTTAAGGATAGAAACTTCATAGTAAGAAAGGATTCTGAAGGCTTAATTATTAGGCTTATTGAAGGTGAATTTCCTGATTATGATTTAGTTATTCCTAAAAAAAACGAAGGTGAACTCAGAGTGAAAAAAGAAGTATTTGTGATGATGCTGAAAAGGATGTCTATTCTTTCCTCTGATAAGTATCGCAGTGTGAGTTGTAAAATAAATAATAAGGAAATGGAGGCGAAAACTACAAATCCAGATATAGGAGAATCAAGAGAAGTAATTCCTGTTAGTTACAATGGTGACGAAATTGAAATAGCTTTCAATCCAAGATATTTTATAGATGCAATAGCCACTATGAAAAGCGAAGAACTAATAATAAGATTAAGTGATGAAGCCACACCTTGTCTGTTGGAAGGTGATAATGATCCAAATTTTTTAAGTGTCATTATGCCAATGAGGGTTTGA
- the thiC gene encoding phosphomethylpyrimidine synthase ThiC: MTQIEQARKGIITEAMKTVACKEKIDAQNIRLSVAQGTVVIPANINHKDLDPIGIGKGLSIKVNANIGTSLDRADINEELLKLSAAINAKADAIMDLSTGGDITKIRQSILQASNIPVGTVPIYQAAVETAANLGGIIRLTPDILFRTVEAQAQDGVDFMTVHCGITLNALERLRLQGRTTDIVSRGGAFLTAWMLHHQKENPFYEHFERLLSIARKYDITLSLGDALRPGSLADATDRAQVQELLTLGELTERAWEAGVQVMIEGPGHVPMNQVEANVIMQKKLCKGAPFYVLGPLVTDIAAGYDHIAGAIGGAIAGMAGADFLCYVTPAEHLRLPSVEDVKEGVIANRIAAHAADIARGNKRAIKWDLEMSEARKALDWKKQISLSIDPSKAKAYRASSEPSLDEVCTMCGEFCAIRIVRDYFSS, from the coding sequence ATGACACAAATAGAACAAGCCCGAAAGGGTATTATCACCGAGGCTATGAAGACAGTGGCTTGTAAGGAAAAAATCGATGCCCAAAATATTAGGCTCTCTGTGGCACAAGGGACTGTGGTTATACCAGCCAATATCAACCACAAAGATCTTGATCCAATTGGAATAGGAAAGGGACTAAGTATTAAAGTTAATGCGAATATTGGGACATCATTAGATCGGGCGGACATTAATGAGGAACTCTTAAAACTCTCGGCAGCAATAAATGCAAAAGCAGATGCGATCATGGATCTTAGTACAGGCGGTGACATAACAAAGATACGCCAATCAATATTGCAAGCGTCCAATATCCCTGTAGGCACTGTTCCAATTTATCAGGCAGCTGTGGAAACAGCGGCAAATCTTGGCGGGATTATCCGTCTGACACCGGATATCCTCTTTCGAACTGTGGAAGCCCAAGCACAGGATGGAGTTGATTTTATGACGGTCCACTGCGGCATAACACTTAATGCGCTCGAAAGGCTGCGTCTTCAAGGCCGAACAACAGATATTGTCAGCAGGGGGGGTGCTTTTCTAACCGCCTGGATGCTTCACCACCAGAAGGAAAATCCATTCTACGAACATTTTGAACGTCTCCTTTCTATTGCAAGGAAATACGATATAACTCTCAGCCTTGGTGACGCACTACGACCCGGGTCATTGGCAGATGCCACAGATCGTGCCCAAGTCCAGGAGCTTCTGACCCTGGGAGAATTGACCGAAAGGGCGTGGGAAGCTGGTGTTCAGGTTATGATAGAAGGACCAGGCCATGTACCTATGAATCAAGTAGAAGCAAATGTTATTATGCAAAAAAAACTATGTAAAGGCGCGCCTTTTTACGTATTAGGACCTTTAGTTACAGATATAGCTGCAGGCTACGATCATATTGCAGGTGCTATTGGAGGTGCTATAGCAGGTATGGCAGGTGCTGACTTTCTTTGCTATGTTACACCTGCAGAACACCTCAGGCTTCCGTCTGTAGAAGATGTGAAAGAAGGTGTTATTGCAAATAGGATAGCAGCCCATGCAGCTGACATTGCAAGGGGAAATAAGCGTGCTATTAAGTGGGATCTTGAGATGTCTGAGGCACGAAAGGCATTGGACTGGAAAAAACAAATTTCCTTATCAATAGATCCTTCAAAGGCCAAGGCTTATCGCGCCAGCAGTGAGCCGAGTTTAGACGAAGTATGCACAATGTGCGGAGAATTTTGCGCTATAAGAATTGTCAGAGACTACTTTTCTTCTTAG
- the tal gene encoding transaldolase, whose protein sequence is METNKLMTLATLGQSPWYDNIDRRLIQNGELKRFFDLGITGVTSNPSIFEKAIIGSSIYDETIQKLAKKGMSPLEIYDIITVQDVQSAADLLSGVYDKTQGIDGYVSLEVLPEYADDPVKTIYNARKIHKQVGRQNLMIKVPGTREAPEAIEALTAEGLNINATLLFSLEHYEQCAMAYIEGLKHRLKDGNPINTVSSVASVFVSRLDTAIDKVLDHSNANLKGKIAVANAKMIYRRFKEVFYGEIFEDLRSKGANIQRVLWGSTSTKNPEYSDVKYVDELIGKDTVNTLPHKTLEALLDHATLKPTIEDNLDKEKAHLTELKGLGIELNKICDDIQEQGVDAFCSSFNQLINTIASKMNVNSQ, encoded by the coding sequence ATGGAAACAAATAAACTTATGACACTGGCTACGTTGGGACAGAGCCCTTGGTATGACAATATAGATAGAAGGCTAATCCAGAACGGAGAGCTTAAGAGGTTTTTTGATCTCGGTATAACAGGTGTGACTTCTAATCCAAGTATATTTGAAAAAGCCATCATTGGTTCTTCAATTTACGATGAAACCATACAAAAACTGGCTAAAAAAGGAATGTCTCCTCTAGAGATCTACGATATTATTACAGTACAGGATGTGCAGTCTGCTGCTGACCTTTTATCAGGTGTTTATGACAAGACTCAAGGCATCGATGGTTATGTGAGCCTTGAGGTCCTTCCAGAATATGCCGACGACCCAGTAAAGACTATCTATAACGCCAGGAAAATACATAAACAAGTGGGAAGACAGAATCTCATGATTAAGGTGCCTGGAACAAGGGAGGCGCCAGAGGCTATAGAGGCATTGACCGCCGAGGGTCTCAACATCAATGCAACTCTTCTTTTTTCTTTGGAGCACTATGAACAGTGTGCCATGGCATACATAGAAGGGTTAAAGCATAGGTTAAAAGACGGCAATCCTATTAATACTGTCTCTTCAGTGGCAAGCGTCTTTGTGAGCAGACTAGATACGGCAATTGATAAGGTACTGGATCATTCAAACGCAAATCTAAAAGGTAAGATTGCAGTTGCCAATGCTAAAATGATCTACCGGAGATTCAAGGAAGTCTTTTATGGTGAGATTTTTGAGGATTTAAGATCTAAAGGGGCTAATATTCAGAGAGTCCTTTGGGGCAGCACAAGCACTAAGAATCCTGAATATAGTGATGTTAAGTATGTTGATGAATTAATTGGCAAAGATACGGTTAATACCTTACCTCACAAGACACTGGAGGCGTTGCTTGACCATGCCACATTAAAGCCAACTATAGAAGATAATCTGGACAAGGAGAAGGCGCACTTAACAGAGTTGAAAGGTTTGGGAATAGAATTGAATAAGATATGCGATGATATTCAAGAACAAGGCGTTGATGCTTTTTGCAGTTCTTTCAACCAGTTGATCAATACCATTGCATCAAAAATGAATGTGAATTCTCAATAA
- a CDS encoding divergent polysaccharide deacetylase family protein: MASSRKVSKKKPTKSLIVYLIGLLLLLGVSGFGIYRLFSSRLSSKAPLFETYASHGTEARIKEFDRRMCDALLALGVPAEDVQFNSVETKWDDADQWTYSELQVRLRKALSRKTLKAIFSREISGRVQGTSLSFKGGPSHKIILTVSIDGHPTHRLVFLPFVEKAATPSHPPGLPRVAIIIDDMGYDTKMASNFLELDGVLSFSVLPNSPFQQQIASAIHKMGRDVLLHLPMEPIEYPHVNPGVGALISSMSPEELLDQLNKNLDAVPYIVGVNNHMGSKLTQDSAKMRQIFTVLKKRNLFFVDSLTSPKSHCLGAAKLLKLKFGRRNVFLDHVQDTKTIRFQIKRLVSVAKTRGYAIGIGHPYATTLEVLREDLPNIKRKVDLVPVSQVVG, translated from the coding sequence ATGGCCTCATCCAGAAAGGTCTCAAAGAAAAAACCAACCAAATCTCTAATTGTTTATCTTATCGGCCTATTGCTCTTACTTGGAGTTTCCGGATTTGGGATCTATCGGCTTTTCTCTTCAAGGCTGAGCAGTAAGGCGCCTCTTTTTGAAACCTACGCCTCCCACGGAACAGAAGCCAGAATAAAAGAGTTTGATCGACGCATGTGCGATGCGCTGTTAGCCTTAGGTGTCCCTGCTGAGGATGTCCAATTCAACTCAGTGGAAACCAAATGGGATGATGCGGACCAGTGGACTTACTCTGAACTGCAAGTACGCCTTAGAAAAGCCCTATCCAGGAAGACCTTAAAGGCAATATTTTCCAGGGAGATCTCTGGTAGGGTTCAGGGAACATCCCTGAGCTTCAAAGGAGGACCAAGTCATAAAATAATTCTTACTGTGTCAATTGACGGACACCCAACACATCGTCTTGTCTTTCTTCCGTTCGTGGAAAAGGCAGCGACCCCTTCCCACCCACCCGGTCTCCCACGTGTTGCCATCATCATTGACGATATGGGATACGACACAAAGATGGCGTCCAACTTCTTGGAGCTTGACGGGGTTTTATCTTTTTCTGTCCTTCCAAACAGTCCCTTTCAACAGCAAATTGCTTCGGCTATTCATAAAATGGGTCGAGATGTGCTCCTTCATCTTCCAATGGAACCAATAGAGTATCCGCATGTGAACCCAGGAGTAGGGGCATTGATCTCTTCCATGAGCCCGGAGGAACTTCTGGATCAACTTAACAAGAACCTCGATGCTGTCCCCTACATCGTGGGTGTGAATAATCACATGGGATCCAAGTTGACACAAGACTCAGCTAAGATGCGACAGATATTTACAGTTCTGAAAAAACGCAATCTCTTTTTTGTTGACAGTTTAACTAGTCCAAAATCGCATTGCCTTGGGGCAGCAAAACTCCTGAAACTTAAATTTGGCCGCCGTAATGTCTTTTTGGATCACGTTCAAGACACAAAGACTATTCGATTTCAAATTAAGCGGCTTGTCTCTGTTGCTAAGACGCGTGGGTATGCTATTGGCATCGGCCATCCTTATGCCACTACACTGGAAGTCCTCAGGGAGGATCTGCCCAATATCAAGCGCAAGGTTGATCTCGTACCTGTTTCACAAGTCGTGGGGTAG
- a CDS encoding S41 family peptidase yields the protein MRLLPKQYKGFICVILLCSAGLWLGSAGVQEHLLAGTEKTYEELKIFSDILDIVEKNYVDTVDSKKLIRGAIQGMLKSLDPHSSFLSPEAYKELRIDTKGEFSGIGIVITMQNHQLTVISPIEGSPAHTAGVKAGDRIINVDGEDTKEMKLWEAVKKMRGKKGSTVVITVWRKEAPEPIEFKIVRDVIPLESVRSYTLKPGYGYLRITNFRDRTYGDVTAALVELESGETPLEGLIFDLRDNPGGLLEQAVKVADTFLQEGQIVSIKGRSGSHSKVYSAHSDKEKHAYPIVLLINEGSASASEIVAGALQDHARALILGATSFGKGSVQAVEPLRDGSGLKLTIARYYTPNGHAIQAEGIKPDVVVEERFIQQIDTEKKHHIQERDLLNHISAEPDEGVSEKGSKKRYMGQVFGEEPSEAVQELLTKDNQAKRALEILTSWQIFSKTSF from the coding sequence ATGAGACTCTTGCCAAAACAATACAAAGGATTCATCTGTGTAATTCTTCTTTGCTCTGCTGGTCTGTGGCTTGGCTCCGCCGGAGTTCAGGAACACCTGTTGGCAGGGACAGAGAAGACCTATGAAGAGCTCAAGATATTTAGCGATATTCTTGATATCGTAGAAAAAAACTATGTGGACACGGTAGATTCCAAGAAGTTGATTCGCGGCGCCATTCAGGGTATGTTGAAATCTCTTGACCCCCACTCATCATTTCTGTCGCCTGAAGCCTACAAGGAACTTCGGATAGACACTAAAGGAGAATTCAGTGGTATAGGCATCGTTATAACTATGCAAAACCACCAATTGACAGTGATATCCCCTATTGAGGGGTCTCCCGCTCACACGGCCGGTGTCAAGGCTGGAGACCGTATTATTAATGTGGACGGGGAAGACACAAAAGAGATGAAGCTTTGGGAAGCCGTCAAGAAAATGCGAGGAAAGAAGGGAAGCACTGTTGTAATTACGGTTTGGCGAAAAGAGGCTCCCGAGCCTATAGAATTCAAGATTGTTCGTGATGTTATCCCGTTGGAAAGTGTACGTTCCTATACCCTTAAGCCTGGTTACGGTTATTTGCGGATTACGAACTTCAGGGACCGAACCTACGGCGATGTAACGGCAGCTCTGGTGGAACTGGAATCAGGTGAAACGCCATTAGAAGGTCTGATCTTCGATCTTAGGGACAACCCTGGTGGCTTACTGGAACAGGCCGTTAAGGTGGCGGACACCTTTCTGCAAGAAGGACAGATCGTGTCTATTAAGGGGAGGTCCGGGTCCCACTCCAAGGTATATTCTGCTCATTCCGACAAAGAAAAACATGCCTACCCCATTGTCCTCCTGATCAACGAAGGAAGTGCGAGCGCATCAGAAATCGTAGCTGGAGCCTTGCAAGATCATGCCCGCGCACTTATTTTGGGCGCCACCTCTTTCGGAAAGGGATCTGTCCAAGCCGTAGAGCCGTTACGTGATGGGTCCGGTTTGAAACTCACCATCGCCCGGTACTACACGCCAAATGGCCATGCAATACAGGCAGAAGGGATTAAGCCTGATGTTGTTGTGGAGGAAAGATTCATTCAGCAAATCGACACTGAGAAAAAACATCATATCCAAGAGAGAGATCTTTTAAACCATATCTCGGCTGAACCAGATGAGGGTGTGTCGGAAAAAGGTAGTAAAAAAAGGTATATGGGGCAGGTGTTTGGCGAGGAGCCATCTGAAGCGGTTCAAGAACTGCTGACAAAGGACAATCAGGCCAAAAGAGCCCTGGAAATTCTCACAAGTTGGCAAATATTTTCAAAGACGTCCTTTTAG
- a CDS encoding TolC family protein, translating to MEPYRLPSDQAAFVKKILFFLLVAFVSLPWPCRGEQPTSAFTLKSSVDYALKHNTQILISKEEVAAAEANKKKQFTEFLPKLSGSYTYMRLDEDKTIAPGVFTSPENLYAFVATLDQPIFSGFSRLAEHNISRLGLDVTRYLEQQARYNVILEVKRAYFVILQRIKLQGVAKQAVTQLSAHAEVARNFYEVGMIPKNNLLEAQVELANARQDLVVADNNVQLANSQFNTILRRPIDAPVLIEDVMTLEPFTDAYEECVETALRRRPERLIANLEVETAEEQVRLTKKDYFPSIDLQANYYSRGDSPELNGGTGIADEEEWDLVATASWTFWQWGKTRYGVTEKLRRLAQTKLKRTEIEDNIRQQVKVAYLKLKESEKNIVTVKKAVEQAQENFRISEDRYKEQVATSTEVLDARTLLTKTQTNYYNALRTYNISKAELDWAMGVELEE from the coding sequence ATGGAACCTTATCGTTTGCCCTCGGACCAAGCAGCCTTTGTAAAGAAGATCCTCTTCTTTCTTCTTGTGGCTTTCGTCTCTTTGCCCTGGCCTTGTCGAGGCGAACAACCCACGTCGGCTTTTACACTAAAGTCAAGTGTTGACTACGCCCTGAAACACAACACACAGATACTGATCTCCAAGGAAGAGGTTGCTGCCGCCGAAGCAAATAAGAAAAAGCAATTCACAGAATTTCTGCCCAAGCTCAGCGGCAGCTACACGTACATGCGGTTGGATGAGGATAAAACGATTGCCCCAGGTGTTTTCACAAGCCCTGAAAATCTATACGCTTTTGTGGCTACCCTCGACCAACCGATCTTCTCTGGGTTTTCTCGGTTAGCAGAGCACAATATATCTCGCCTGGGCCTTGATGTTACAAGATATCTCGAACAGCAAGCCCGCTATAATGTCATTCTGGAGGTTAAACGTGCATATTTTGTAATTCTTCAGAGGATAAAACTCCAAGGTGTTGCTAAACAAGCTGTGACCCAGTTGTCAGCCCACGCAGAAGTTGCCCGAAACTTCTATGAGGTGGGTATGATACCGAAAAATAATCTTCTCGAGGCACAGGTTGAACTGGCCAATGCCAGACAGGACCTCGTGGTGGCAGATAACAATGTTCAACTTGCAAATTCGCAATTCAACACCATTCTGAGACGGCCCATTGATGCGCCCGTGCTTATAGAGGATGTCATGACTCTTGAGCCTTTCACCGACGCTTATGAGGAGTGTGTGGAAACAGCTCTGAGACGAAGACCCGAGAGACTCATTGCCAACCTGGAAGTGGAGACCGCTGAAGAACAAGTGCGCTTGACCAAGAAGGACTACTTCCCGTCCATAGACCTTCAGGCAAACTATTACAGCAGGGGCGACAGCCCAGAACTAAATGGCGGAACAGGTATTGCCGATGAAGAAGAATGGGATCTTGTAGCAACCGCATCTTGGACTTTCTGGCAATGGGGAAAAACGCGTTACGGGGTGACGGAAAAACTGAGGCGCTTGGCACAGACAAAGCTCAAGAGGACTGAAATCGAGGACAACATCCGGCAGCAGGTAAAAGTAGCTTACCTCAAACTGAAAGAATCCGAAAAGAACATAGTAACGGTAAAAAAGGCCGTGGAACAGGCCCAAGAGAACTTCAGGATTAGTGAAGATCGTTACAAAGAGCAAGTGGCCACATCCACAGAGGTTCTCGACGCCCGAACGCTTCTCACCAAGACACAGACGAATTACTATAATGCATTGAGGACATACAACATATCCAAAGCAGAGCTTGACTGGGCTATGGGGGTAGAGCTCGAAGAGTAG
- a CDS encoding tetratricopeptide repeat protein has translation MAKKKKRLTRKQLLKEPDEFLTFSAKMIQFATENQRRICYALIGLVVVMLVLGAFRYFSNLSERKAYALFEEGLVHYLGQVSGGKSAHFDEAAKAKFAEVLRNYPSTKAAQLSLPLYADINYKEGLYDEAIELYKGALEAFSEEEAFQQLMWNGLAYAYEGKRDYSSAAQCFQKLTHSESGFMKAGAYFNLGRIYETLNNREKAMEAYNRVFTDFPASVHGKIAEEKVLGLKW, from the coding sequence ATGGCAAAAAAAAAGAAACGATTAACAAGAAAACAACTTCTTAAAGAGCCGGATGAGTTTCTGACTTTTTCGGCCAAAATGATCCAGTTTGCAACAGAGAACCAAAGACGGATTTGTTATGCCTTGATCGGATTGGTTGTTGTTATGCTCGTTTTGGGGGCATTTCGATATTTCTCGAATCTGTCAGAACGCAAGGCCTATGCTCTATTTGAGGAAGGGCTTGTTCACTATCTTGGGCAAGTTTCCGGGGGGAAGTCAGCCCACTTTGACGAGGCAGCCAAGGCAAAATTTGCCGAGGTTCTCCGTAATTATCCATCAACAAAGGCTGCTCAACTCAGCTTACCGTTGTACGCGGACATTAACTACAAGGAGGGTTTGTACGATGAGGCCATTGAGCTTTACAAGGGGGCGCTTGAGGCTTTTTCAGAAGAAGAAGCTTTCCAACAGCTCATGTGGAACGGCCTGGCATATGCTTACGAAGGGAAAAGAGATTACAGCTCTGCGGCCCAGTGTTTTCAGAAGTTGACTCACTCTGAAAGTGGATTCATGAAGGCGGGGGCCTATTTCAATCTGGGCCGCATTTATGAGACCTTGAACAATCGGGAAAAGGCCATGGAGGCATACAACAGGGTGTTCACTGACTTTCCTGCCTCTGTCCACGGCAAGATAGCCGAAGAAAAGGTCCTTGGCCTCAAATGGTAG